One part of the Macrobrachium rosenbergii isolate ZJJX-2024 chromosome 3, ASM4041242v1, whole genome shotgun sequence genome encodes these proteins:
- the LOC136854582 gene encoding venom phosphodiesterase 2-like: MYSQHIQVTPEREYLPGWTPMQNLEGATDTRSVDQNCTEMDTGIPPPPQQRRRKHSVYSNPYPGQIDKDLAMKHVLASDVMERKAAPPGTTSTINGILLHPGLLAKHGLGDDLAERESIASDARSKKNSFLSVSSDSRSKRSSILSVSSEPRCRKNSTVSMSSEPRHKKSSAVNVPTEVRFKKNSVVSFCGLSHKDDEEDAILAQEYNQSDLSPRNSVISYGGDTAERESSSSDKRFRKRSRLSLSSLPEELTEKENNRSEQQSKRSSVNSFSGPSAKEALENDIFDDNTSFPYIHEKNGFVRSFDSLTRERFPYEMKERADNSSERKPQALIPVYSPGLPRKVDVEHGIMVKDRTSEKRLKKHSTVSFSDLPVTYSIENDTEDTEDTSPKRRRKKHSTVSFSGIPPEDDAGETATEKNGDLPEQRTRKISTVSFSGLSAKDLECDELEEGDGQNRESISPRPRKRRLSPNSNYAGLLSREASVQSLDTPKYRTTLRAITLILLGSFMIGVCSLGFYSLVEARRKGMDEAEGANEIARLPPQSSKPNVKWRSAATAENCHTDPLNTCPEYFEEPPLVVIAFDGLRPHMVNTHETPALSFLRKCGVSAESLVPSYPAETLPNLYSIATGLYPEFHGIIDNFMYDSIRNESLGVTESGREIPQWWGGEPIWRTAMGQGKKSAVNFWIGAEVLGGRDQTTYEFPFRTDKPMSVRTRQIVDWLTLPPEEVPYLTMVYYEQPMASIAKFGLNSQEAKDAIKEVDEQIDNLMYELQSEGLFHCVNFLIVSDQGAAEDGCSSSYFLETLLTDSESQARVSLELGRRFRPEEREGSAQDAFQCRSPWANALSKDLLPVRYHYAQNKRVEETLFSLKSGARAVTQDASSCKYDNSYDNVDPDMQGIFIGFGTDFRMNYTTPSFRNVELYNLMCKLLRIEPAPNNGTEGSLEHVLCQPSTTISTNDAMNILKEETHAPLKKPSRNKEYKDGVLYDSEIEPVCMCDARDPEETEEFSSTASPVIVSTTETSEILSSDRPTLHPNELNANDTEYNNNNDSFSSAVTTTATSTSTISTTTTTTTSTTTPQPLPSMTTLSSEEVYAYLSLLLNQHAPWGTPGYTSLEGNSGKVQVLLQTNYVIGLYEAIDLGLWVSFTIDHETISLVKADRPKIPKEEEDQQESQIDPRPPPCWRADPRLSRSLEDQCLRMLTTDLYQSKNISLIQLFPEELETREMSEEEGHLLSNMAPVRAGYYEARRAIINAIKCWATERLDLNVIHGPVFNHNFDGLRDSVSSSLNDFKPLVPSDYFYVVSSCRRKEKVARCSGDDLDVLAFVFPNVDLEDYCPMSDTEYLHHYLTNVRDVELLTGLLFFRSTYWNWQETLMLKAAQPFEIWPLPDTSTLKR; encoded by the exons ATGTACAGTCAACACATTCAAGTGACCCCAGAGAGAGAGTATCTCCCGGGCTGGACGCCCATGCAGAATCTGGAAGGCGCGACTGACACCAGATCTGTCGACCAAAACTGCACTGAGATGGACACGGGCattccaccaccaccacagcaGAGGCGCAGGAAACACAGCGTCTACAGCAACCCTTATCCTGGGCAGATTGACAAAGACCTCGCAATGAAACATGTTTTAGCAAGTGACGTCATGGAGAGGAAAGCTGCTCCGCCAGGGACCACATCCACCATAAATGGCATTCTGTTGCATCCTGGTCTGCTGGCCAAACACGGACTAGGAGACGATCTcgcggagagagagagcatcgccTCAGATGCAAGATCAAAAAAGAACAGCTTTTTGAGTGTGTCGTCAGATTCAAGGTCTAAAAGGAGTAGCATTCTGAGCGTTTCATCAGAGCCGAGGTGTAGGAAAAATAGCACAGTCAGCATGTCCTCAGAGCCAAGGCATAAGAAAAGCAGTGCTGTCAATGTGCCTACGGAGGTAAGGTTTAAGAAAAACAGTGTTGTCAGTTTCTGTGGTCTGTCACATAAAGATGACGAAGAAGATGCTATTTTGGCACAGGAATACAATCAGTCTGACCTAAGTCCCAGAAATAGTgttattagctatggaggtgacACAGCTGAGCGCGAAAGCAGTTCGTcagataaaaggttcagaaaaCGTAGCAGACTGAGCTTGTCTAGTCTGCCAGAGGAActcacagaaaaggaaaataatcgaTCAGAGCAGCAATCCAAGAGAAGTAGCGTCAATAGTTTTTCTGGTCCGTCAGCAAAAGAGGCcttggaaaatgacatttttgatgACAACACTTCATTTCCGTACATTCACGAAAAGAACGGTTTTGTTCGCTCTTTTGATTCATTAACTAGAGAAAGGTTCCCgtatgaaatgaaagaaagggcTGACAATTCGTCAGAGAGGAAGCCCCAAGCACTTATTCCTGTTTACTCCCCTGGCTTGCCACGCAAAGTTGACGTTGAACATGGCATCATGGTAAAGGACAGAACATCTGAAAAGCGACTGAAAAAGCACAGCACCGTCAGTTTTTCCGATCTGCCAGTCACTTACTCCATAGAAAACGACACAGAGGATACAGAAGACACATCAccaaagagaaggagaaagaagcatAGCACGGTGAGCTTCTCAGGCATACCACCAGAAGACGATGCAGGGGAGACTGCGACGGAGAAAAATGGCGACTTGCCAGAGCAGAGGACTAGAAAGATCAGCACAGTTAGCTTCTCTGGATTGTCAGCGAAAGATCTGGAATGTGACGAGCTCGAAGAGGGTGACGGGCAAAACAGGGAGAGCATCTCCCCTAGGCCAAGGAAAAGGAGACTTAGCCCCAACAGCAACTATGCGGGTCTGCTCTCCAGAGAAGCAAGCGTCCAGTCACTG gATACACCTAAATATAGGACGACCCTCAGAGCCATCACTCTTATCTTG CTTGGCAGCTTCATGATTGGAGTTTGCAGCCTCGGGTTCTACTCCCTCGTTGAGGCCAGAAGAAAAGGTATGGATGAAGCTGAAGGAGCCAACGAAATCGCCAGGTTACCTCCACAGTCATCAAAACCAAATGTGAAATGGAGGAGTGCTGCTACTGCAGAAAATTGCCACACCGATCCGCTGAACACCTGCCCTGAGT ACTTTGAAGAGCCGCCCTTGGTGGTCATAGCATTCGATGGACTACGCCCTCATATGGTGAACACCCACGAAACTCCTGCGCTCTCGTTCTTGCGCAAATGCGGAGTCTCTGCTGAAAGCCTTGTACCTTCTTATCCTGCGGAGACGTTGCCGAACCTCTATTCCATTGCGACG GGATTGTATCCAGAGTTCCATGGAATTATTGACAACTTCATGTACGACTCAATTCGTAACGAGAGTCTCGGCGTCACAGAATCAGGGAGAGAGATTCCTCAGTGGTGGGGTGGCGAACCTATATGGAGAACAGCTATGGGGCAG GGGAAGAAATCGGCTGTTAATTTCTGGATTGGAGCAGAGGTCCTTGGTGGCAGAGACCAAACAACCTACGAGTTCCCCTTTAGGACCGACAAACCTATGAGCGTTAGGACCAGGCAG ATTGTGGACTGGTTAACTTTACCTCCCGAGGAGGTTCCATACTTAACCATGGTCTACTATGAGCAGCCTATGGCCTCCATAGCTAAGTTTGGTCTGAATTCTCAAGAG GCAAAAGACGCAATCAAGGAAGTTGATGAACAGATTGACAACCTGATGTATGAGCTCCAGTCTGAAGGCTTATTTCACTGTGTGAACTTCCTGATCGTATCTGATCAGGGGGCGGCCGAGGACGGCTGCAGTTCCTCGTATTTCTTAGAGACGCTTCTGACAGATAGTGAGTCCCAAGCGCGAGTTTCTCTTGAACTGGGACGACGATTCAGACCCGAAGAACGAGAAG GTTCCGCGCAAGATGCTTTTCAATGTAGGAGTCCCTGGGCCAACGCTCTTTCTAAGGATCTCCTGCCTGTGAG GTACCACTACGCTCAAAATAAGAGAGTCGAAGAGACCCTCTTTAGCTTAAAGTCAGGAGCAAGAGCCGTCACACAGGATGCAAGCAGTTGCAAGTATGACAACAGCTACGATAATGTCGATCCAGATATGCAA GGAATCTTCATAGGATTTGGTACTGACTTCAGAATGAACTACACAACTCCCAGTTTCAGGAACGTCGAACTGTACAACTTGATGTGCAAGCTCTTAAGGATTGAACCGGCCCCGAATAATG GGACAGAGGGAAGCCTGGAACATGTGCTCTGTCAGCCCTCGACGACAATCTCAACGAATGACGCCATGAACATACTGAAGGAGGAGACCCACGCCCCGCTGAAGAAACCTTCGAGGAACAAGGAGTATAAAGATGGCGTCCTCTACGACTCCGAAATAGAGCCAGTTTGCATGTGTGACGCCAGAGACCCAGAGGAGACAGAAGAG TTTTCATCAACGGCTTCCCCAGTCATCGTCAGCACCACAGAGACTTCCGAAATCCTTTCTAGCGATAGGCCTACGTTGCATCCCAACGAACTGAACGCCAACGACACagaatacaacaacaataatgacagCTTTAGCTCTGCTGTCACCACAACCGCAACCTCGACATCGACAATATCCAcgactacaacaacaacaacttccaCAACCACGCCACAACCGCTTCCATCCATGACTACTCTTAGTTCGGAAGAAGTGTACGCTTATCTGTCTTTGCTGCTCAATCAACACGCGCCTTGGGGAACTCCGGGATACACTTCTTTGGAAGGCAATAGTGGGAAAGTACAGGTCCTTCTTCAAACTAACTACGTCATAG GTCTTTACGAAGCGATTGATTTGGGTCTTTGGGTGAGTTTTACCATCGATCATGAGACCATCTCACTCGTTAAGGCAGACAGACCCAAAATACCtaaggaagaagaagaccaaCAG GAGTCACAAATAGACCCTCGCCCTCCACCTTGCTGGAGAGCTGACCCTCGTCTCAGTCGCTCCCTGGAGGATCAGTGTCTTAGGATGCTAACTACGGATCTCTACCAGAGCAAGAATATCTCACTTATACAGCTCTTCCCAGAAG AACTGGAAACGAGAGAAATGAGCGAGGAGGAAGGTCACCTTTTGTCCAACATGGCTCCTGTTCGGGCAGGGTACTACGAGGCCCGTAGAGCCATAATCAATGCCATCAAATGCTGGGCCACCGAGAGGTTGGACCTCAACGTGATCCATGGCCCAGTCTTCAACCACAACTTTGACGGCCTACGGGACTCTGTCAGCAGTTCGTT GAATGACTTCAAGCCCTTAGTGCCAAGTGATTACTTCTATGTCGTGAGCTCCTGTCGCAGGAAGGAGAAGGTGGCCAGGTGCTCAGGAGACGACCTGGATGTCTTGGCTTTTGTCTTTCCCAATGTTGACCTTGAGGACTATTGTCCTATG AGCGACACCGAGTACCTCCACCACTACCTGACGAACGTCAGGGACGTCGAGCTGCTAACGGGCCTCCTCTTCTTCAGGAGCACCTACTGGAACTGGCAGGAGACTCTTATGCTGAAGGCTGCGCAGCCCTTCGAAATCTGGCCTTTGCCTGATACGTCGACTTTGAAACGCTAG